Proteins encoded in a region of the Paenibacillus pedocola genome:
- a CDS encoding FtsW/RodA/SpoVE family cell cycle protein has translation MLQRVKKIDGVIVVVLLMLMAVSILSIYSVTHGRDEDGMHLQMIRWYGLGFVAFFGLSLFDYRLLVKLALYIYLGGVGILVLVSLFGTVKYGAKGWLSVGSFSFQPAELFKLVLILALASLLVRKNKSQLLFWRDIVPLSLVALLPFAVVISQNDLGNALSYMVILVGLLWIGRIKWTHALIGLMIAGFALLGFIYSYIHYHEQVTDFMSTTIGREHFIKRFDPWLVPELASSDDSYQTRNAKIAIASGGMSGEGYLQGGSVQSNKIPVIYSDAIFAQIAEEFGFIGASLLLLLFFILIHRMILIALECKDRAGPFLIIGIVAMLLYQILENIGAYIGLMPLTGITLPFISYGGTSVVINMASMGIAMSVLLYGQDVEEELPASALHF, from the coding sequence ATGCTGCAGCGAGTCAAAAAGATAGACGGTGTCATTGTTGTTGTGCTGCTTATGCTGATGGCTGTCAGTATCTTATCGATATACAGTGTGACGCACGGGCGGGATGAAGACGGGATGCACCTGCAGATGATCCGATGGTACGGGCTGGGGTTTGTGGCTTTTTTCGGATTGTCTTTGTTTGATTACCGCCTGCTTGTTAAACTTGCGCTCTACATTTATTTAGGAGGCGTAGGGATTCTGGTGCTTGTGAGTCTTTTCGGGACGGTGAAGTACGGGGCGAAGGGCTGGCTTAGTGTGGGATCCTTCAGTTTTCAGCCTGCCGAACTGTTTAAGCTGGTGCTCATTCTGGCGCTAGCCTCTCTGCTGGTCCGTAAAAATAAAAGCCAGCTCCTCTTTTGGCGCGACATTGTGCCGCTGAGTCTGGTGGCCCTGCTGCCATTCGCGGTGGTCATCAGCCAGAATGACCTGGGCAATGCACTTAGCTATATGGTGATCCTGGTGGGCCTGCTGTGGATCGGCCGGATTAAATGGACCCATGCACTGATTGGCCTGATGATTGCCGGGTTTGCACTCTTGGGCTTCATCTACAGCTATATCCATTATCACGAGCAAGTGACAGATTTTATGAGTACAACCATCGGCCGTGAGCATTTCATCAAACGCTTCGACCCTTGGCTCGTGCCGGAGCTGGCAAGCAGTGATGACAGCTATCAGACGCGCAATGCCAAAATAGCGATCGCCTCGGGCGGAATGAGCGGAGAAGGATATCTGCAGGGCGGATCCGTCCAGTCGAATAAAATTCCGGTGATCTACTCAGATGCGATCTTTGCACAGATTGCGGAAGAGTTCGGGTTCATCGGAGCATCGCTGCTCCTGCTGCTGTTTTTTATTCTCATTCACCGGATGATTCTGATCGCTCTGGAGTGCAAAGACCGGGCAGGCCCGTTTCTGATTATCGGCATCGTGGCTATGCTGCTGTATCAGATCCTTGAGAACATCGGCGCGTACATCGGACTTATGCCGCTGACTGGTATTACACTTCCGTTCATCAGCTACGGAGGCACCTCGGTTGTAATCAATATGGCCAGCATGGGCATTGCCATGAGCGTGCTGCTTTACGGACAGGATGTGGAGGAGGAGCTGCCAGCATCTGCCTTGCATTTCTAA